The Lolium perenne isolate Kyuss_39 chromosome 6, Kyuss_2.0, whole genome shotgun sequence genome segment ACGTGTCTCTGTTAGGGGACACGCAACAAAGACCTATCGTCGTAACGACTCCATCAATTGTGGCCACCACGACATGTCCCAGGTGCTTGCCATGATAGATTTTTTGCGGTGAGCCTTTTCGAACACTGTCGTGTGCTGCACCTTTGCCGTGTGTTTTCTTCGGTGTTTACAGTGTTCAGTTTGCCGTGTGTTTTTGCCAATGTTTGTGGTGTGCGGAACCTTTGACATGTGTTTGTTTGGCCTGACTGGCAAAGCCCTTGTTTTCCGAGTTCTGGGCCATATTACACATGGATTCTGGTAGTGTATTATGACAACATTAGATACGCAATACTTATGTATTGATAACTACATGTATTATACTTTTTAAAGGCTCCATGTATTATAGTACTTGATACATGTATGCTTCCCAAGTGACTTTTATGGCTTCTTTTAGGTCGGTGTAAGGCAAGCGTCCTGAATTCCTGGCCTGATTTTTACCGTGCAGTCCGGCCCGTCGGTACTTATTTACCAGGCCTCCCGGCCCGTGCTGTTTTGCGTGTGGAGGACACTTTGCGTCTGCGATGAAAGAAGTCAGCGTGTTCCCCTCCATCCATGTCTCTTCTCCAGAGGAAAACAAGTATACAAGAACAGGATCGACTACCACTACCAGTGACTGCCAGTTCCCTCTCTCCTCGCGTCTCTCTCAGTCTCTCGCTCTCGCACAGACAATTTTGTCCTCTAGGGAGCCAGACCACACTTTTTTTTTGAACATGCAGACCACACATGAGACTCTCTCTCTCTTAAAGAAAAGACAGGCAATTTGCACAGCCATTTTCTCTCTCATATCATCTTCGTCTCTCTCTCTCCACCTTctctcacacacaaaaacaaagctATCTAGCTCAGGAGTTCGTGTGAATTGCCAAGAAGAAGCACGAACTAGCTCTAAGCTGTCTCGTAGCTGCTTGGTAGGTACAACCTGCATATATACATACGTACCACAACAGAGGGAGCGGGAGAGAGAGGTAGTCATGTGCGACTACTTCTTGCAGACGGTGGAGGGCGACCAGCATGCTGGAGACCTCACCGACATCGTCCGAGCTGGCGGCGCCATGCCGTCTGGCGCCACCGGTCCCCAatcgacggcgaccgagtggcTGCAGCTCCCTACGGGCCCGATCCTCTTCCCGCCGGCCCAGTCGTCCTCGGACGGCTCCGGACCCAGCGTTGCCGACGCCTTCGGGGATCCGTTCTCCGGCCTCCAGGACCCCTTCATCAGCGACTACCCCTCCTCTTCCGGCAGTGCTGCCGCCGACTTCTACGACGCCGTAAAGAACGCAATGGATATCGGCATGGCCAACAAGCAAGTCGGCTTCGTCGACGCGGCTGGCTGCGGCGCCGGCGGTGGAGCTGTTGGTGCTGATGGAGGGATGTTGGACATGAGGAATCACCCTATGTTTGCGAGGGAGATGCCCATGTCTGGCGTGTCGCCGCGAGCAATCGGGCCGTACGCGGTCATGGGCGCTGGCGCGCCGAAGCTAGGCGTGCCGATGGCGGCGCACAGGCAGGCGGCTCTGGCACCGTGCTCGTTCGACGCGGCTGCGGGGCTGCAGATGACGTCGTCTCCGCGTTCCAACGGGATCAAGCGCAGGTTAGGCATCGGTCGTTACCTAGCTGTATCAAGTTAGATCTATACAAAAAATATCTTGATCAGTCAGCCATGAAGCATGCCTTGATTTCTATAGCTTCCTCCCGACAAGTGTAATTAAGGATGGAGGTTCCTTGTCGCGGAGGAAAGCACTGTTCAAGATTCGTAATTCAGGGAAAGTTTGCAGCTCCATTTTCCTGCTACCTTTCTTAGTTTTTCCTCATTCTGCAACTCCCAAGAATGTAAGGATCGAGACGAGGGAAGAAAATTTAATGCACGGCCCCTTTTGGGGTGTGACAAAAAACAGCAATATTTTGTAGGATAACAGAAAAAACAAGTGTTTTGGTTTGAGATTCGAGCTTCTAAttcttctgaaacacaaaaagtaGGACGGGCATTATGCATATACTCAGCTAAACCTATTTTGATGTTTTCCCATCTCCTAATTTGTATTgcagcaaaccctagttttcagttTTGTTTTGAGATGGTCAAACACATGTGCTGGACTACTGATTTCTTGCTCAATATTGTGCGTTGTCTGCTAAATGAAGGCGATGGTCTTGTGTTTGCAGGAAGAACCAGGCAAAGAAGGTGGTGTGCATCCCCGCACCTGCGGCAGCAGTACCCGGGAAGACCACTGGGGAGGTTGTTCCTTCTGATCTCTGGGCTTGGAGGAAGTATGGCCAGAAGCCTATCAAAGGCTCCCCCTACCCAAGGTATGACATGTATATCACATTAGTTTATCTCTGCACTACATGGTACTGTTGTATGGCCGCACATCTCTCTAGCTATTATCTGCTCCATGCATATATGCACCAGGTTATATATGCATGTAATAATTATGGCGATCATAACCATAATAAGATCGAGCATGCTAAAGCTCACACAGTTTGCTCTCCTCAATCAACAGAGAGAAACACTCAAACACATGAATATCTCCCTATTTTCTAGTACTGTTCTACCTGGTTAGTTGTAGAAGAGTATGATAAGGTATTGCAACTAGCATGTGGGGAAGGTTGTACTGCAGTACTCTCATGTTGTCTTTTTCATGGAGTTGTATTATTACTTTTTCCTTCCAACTTGACATCTGCAATCAATTGTACAGTTCAAACAATGTTTAGTGCATTTCAGTGGCCTCACACTTTCATATTTTACTTCATTGAGAAATAGGGTTGAGGTTTTTCCCCACTGGTGAAGCCTAGAAAACAATTTCGCATTGTTTTCTTCACAAAAGTATAATGTTTTGAGTTGAACAAACAAACTGAGCAAATATAATAATATTGATATTTCTGTCATATATTAtcattttccttttttttatttAACTTCAGTTTGCGGCTTAGAATTGTCGCATGTAAGGTTATCAGAGGAAATTATTATATATGACCTTAGTTACTACTTTGTCAAACCAACTCTTTCTTCCATTCATCCAACATATATAAGTAAACCGATCATGCATGGGCTTACTATTTTTTTTGTTGGTGGCTACATCTTGAATATACACTGCTTCATTTTAAGATGTAGTTTGAACTAACCAAGTTTTTCCAATATTGGATTAACCTATCTAGTAAAAATTAACAAGCCTGTAATCAAGTTCATTTAGGTTGAGCTGACATGAAACTATATACAACTATACATAGATCCATTCATCTAAATCCACTCTTTGCAAATTATGAACGTCCTTTTTCCACTTCCCTTTGAAGTTATTTATCAAAACATATTTGTAAATCAATTAAATGTGAAATGTTTATAACCTTTATGACCGCCTATATATGTTCTTCATTTGTGGTGAATATAAATAAATATTTAAATGACATAAGGATAATAAACCGTTGATCATGGAATTAGCATCCCATTTGCTAAAAATGCACCATATATGTAACATATTGCTAAAATTTATACTCCACCTGTTTAAATACAAATAGATGTCCTTCTAACTTCTTAAAATTTCTAAAAATTAATATAGCTCTTCTTGAGTCCCAATGCAGTTTTAGTCACTATATTTCTTGCTTTTGCCCAAGGTCAATGTCATAAAATACAGCTAATTAGCTTATTTTTCTTGCATACATTGCTTTGTGAGGTAAAACATATGATACAATGAACATGAGAAGAAAAGGAGATCATAAAACGAACATTTCACTCACAGTTTCCATTCTTGTGCCTAACTCCAAGAGGTCGCCTTTTCTTTTGAAAGGGTGGAGCTAGCACAGCAATTGATGAATTTGTTCATAATATCGTTAACCAAAAAGGAAAAGTTTGTATCTTGCATTGTACGTCTCTACTACACCTACTCGTCTACATTTTTGTTAGATGTGTTAGAGAAGAAATAAGATTATCAATTCTTGAATATTATTTACCTAAACGTGTATTAATTCCATCCATGAAGTCTTTGAAATTGCACTTAAGCAAAAGGAAAATCGGTTTCCCCTCATGGCCACCAAACAATTCCCACCGATGTATCTAGGGTGTGGTACCGGTACATAACATACCATATATATGCTCTTAACTGATTAACTTTGGAATGCACTGATCTGCATAATACCACCAGAATACTTTTCTAATGATTTTTTTCACCATGGATGCATATCCAGAGGGTACTACAGGTGCAGCAGCTCCAAGGGGTGCCCTGCACGGAAGCAAGTGGAGCGCTGCCGGACAGACCCCAACATGCTGGTCATCACCTACAACTCGGAGCACAACCACCCATGGCCGACGCAGCGAAACGTGCTTGCCGGCTCCACGAGGTCCAACTACGCCAAGAATAGCACCAACACAGCTTCAGCTTCGTCGAAGAACAGCAACTCCTCCTCGCGCAACCAGCACAAGCCAGTCGTCAAGGCAGAACGGAAGGACCAATCTgccgcggcggccgccgccgccgcgagcacGACTACGAGCACCGGCAACAGCACACCTCCGTTGGCTGTGAAAGAAGAGGCGGAAATGGACAGAAGCATAGGCGACGATACTTCAGTCACGGTCGATCATCACAGTGACCATCTCCTGCAGCAGATGTTCAGCCAGAGCTACAGGCCGATGACGCCGGAGGCTGCcggcagctaccaccaccacgatGACTTCTTCGCCGACCTCACCGAGCTGGACTCGGACCCTGTCAGCCTGATCTTCTCCACGGAGTACATGGAGGCCATGCCTGACAAGAGTGACAAGGAGAAGGCAGCAGCCAAGGACTTTGATCCATTATTCATGATGGACTGAGCGCCTGCAAGTGTTGTTACAACTTCTGCAGGGAGCTCATTTGAGAAAGTGGAGAGAGGTTTATCAGATATGACATTGATTAGTTACCTTAAAACATATTACCTTCGTTCCAAAATGTAGTATGTTTTGGAAACCTAATTTAGCATCTCAAAACATACTACATTTTAGTACGTAACAAGCTTGCATCGATGCATGTGCAAATGCAAACAACATGTTTGATCTCTAGCTAGCTAGATATAGGCTTGAAATAACCGTGAACATGACAAAGAGCAAGAAAAGGGAACTGAGTGTTTCGCTCTCTTTCCTTCTCTTCAGTTACATATACTGTGTGCTCCTTCTTTCTAATGTGATTGAGACTTGAGAGGGGTTTTGTTCAAGATGATCATATCCAGATATATGGTACATTTTTCTCTTTCTAAGGAGGCATGAGTACATGCATGGATATTcactcctctttctctctctcatgGTTCACTGTTATATAACAGAACACTATATtctatgtgcttggcgaaaaggaTGGATCGACGGAGCATGTAAAGACATGTACTCTTCCAGACGTGACATAAAGCTTAGGTTGCAACTGTTTTAAACATGAAGTGCACTAGATGTGACATCAAATAACTCTCTCTCTTCTCATGGGCAGAATAGTGCAGCGTCTGGCTGTGATGAGAATCTCAAGAGAAAAATGTGAGAAAAAGTGCTGCCTCTTGCTTGCATGAGAAGGGAATATGTTGGGTCTGGCATGGTGCATACTTTTGTCTCCAGCTGCAAGAAATACATCTTTACTACTGGCCCACCTCTGTCATGCACACCTATGTCTACGTACGCACTCATTAATTGTACTAATACTTGTCATAAATTTAGGCAAAATATATGCCAAAACCTCTCTAGATTTATTGAATTATTGACAAGTAATTAAAACAGGAGGGGTACATATACTACCGCACAGAAGGTCTTTGCTATGTAAAAAAAAATACATGTTAAGAACCGTTCGGAACATGGCGACGCCGTTGCCGTGTCCTAGCACACGGCGAGGAAAAGGACGACGAACTCCTTTGTTGTGTGTTTTTTCCCCGGAACACGGCAAAGCTTTTGtcatatttttttttttgcagcacGGCGTAGAAAAGGAGGGTAACGGTGGCACACAATGCTAACGGTGATCGAGACACATCATCATGCCTTTGTCGTGTTCCTCCAAGAAAAACACACGGCAAAATCCAAGCCCTTTGTCGTGTGCTTGCTAACCCAGAACACGGTGACCCTCTCATCTTTGCCGTCTGTACTGTAAAAAGACACGACAACATGGCCATTTGGTCACCTTGGTCGTGCCAGGCAACACAGGTCCGCGGCGCGTGGCTGC includes the following:
- the LOC127306564 gene encoding uncharacterized protein; amino-acid sequence: MQTTHETLSLLKKRQAICTAIFSLISSSSLSLHLLSHTKTKLSSSGVRVNCQEEARTSSKLSRSCLVGTTCIYTYVPQQREREREVVMCDYFLQTVEGDQHAGDLTDIVRAGGAMPSGATGPQSTATEWLQLPTGPILFPPAQSSSDGSGPSVADAFGDPFSGLQDPFISDYPSSSGSAAADFYDAVKNAMDIGMANKQVGFVDAAGCGAGGGAVGADGGMLDMRNHPMFAREMPMSGVSPRAIGPYAVMGAGAPKLGVPMAAHRQAALAPCSFDAAAGLQMTSSPRSNGIKRRKNQAKKVVCIPAPAAAVPGKTTGEVVPSDLWAWRKYGQKPIKGSPYPRGYYRCSSSKGCPARKQVERCRTDPNMLVITYNSEHNHPWPTQRNVLAGSTRSNYAKNSTNTASASSKNSNSSSRNQHKPVVKAERKDQSAAAAAAAASTTTSTGNSTPPLAVKEEAEMDRSIGDDTSVTVDHHSDHLLQQMFSQSYRPMTPEAAGSYHHHDDFFADLTELDSDPVSLIFSTEYMEAMPDKSDKEKAAAKDFDPLFMMD